The Aspergillus flavus chromosome 6, complete sequence nucleotide sequence TCTTCGATTCTATGCAAAGATTAGAATCTCACATGCCATTTGTGCAGAAGATACTCTCGTTGGCCTTGCAATGGTTAGTCCAGCCGATTAAAGAAAGCCCAGCCGTCTAGCTTCCCAGCGAGGCGCACTCGCTCACCTTCCAATCTATGTAGCTTCCAACTACCGGCGTCACTATCGCCGTCTTGCTAAGCAAATGGGAGTATCTACTCGACAGGCATGTGTGGGATCTACCTCCAAAGATGTATCGTCCGTCAAACGTGTTGGCCACTATCactttcgttcttttctgttCGGCGTCTACCTTGGTGAGAGTATCATTTCTTGTCTTCTATAGACGTCTTATACAGCATCTGCATTGGAGACTTTACATTCGCGTCATCCATGCGACGATTCTCTTTGCGATTGGGCTATATATTGCCTACATCCTCGGCCTAGTATTTCGGTGCAGGTTCGTGTTATTCGAGTCAAAAGTGCTGGTTCGCCTTGTTGTCTCCGTATATTTGCTCACTGGAGGAAATTTTGATCCCACAGTCCATTCAAAGCCGCCTACGACTTCAACCCTCCGTCATTCCGCCCTTCCTATCCACACCACTGTGCGAGCCGCGAGGTACTTATCTTCAGCGGAAGTACGGTGATGACAATCCTAGACTTTTGGGTGATGCTACTTCCTGGACCCATTGTCTGGCAACTGAACTTACCGACTAAGAGGCGCATTGGTGTGCTAGGCATGTTCCTTCTGGGTATGCTCATCTGCGTTTGCGGAGCATTAAAGTCTAACTATATCTTCGGGCTTTTCCACACCTATGACGAGCCGTGGGTTGCTTGTCCGATCTGGATTCTGTCGGCACTTGAGCTCCATATCGGTATCCTCTGTTCGTCCGTCCCGAGTCTCCGGGTGGTGGCGAGAGAGGGCCTGAGGAAACGTCATGAGAACCTCGCTTGTCGACGGGGAAGGCAGAATGGGGGTTCAGGTTCGAGTTCTAGTGATAGTTCGTTGGCTCATACGCATTTGAAACGGTCCATCTTGCCTTTTCCTCCGTCGACATATCATTGTACGCACTCGGACCAATTGGAATTTTCCGATAGGTCTTTCTCCGATGTTTGATTCCATCGCTTGTAGATTATAGTGCGAATTATGGAGCGGCATGCTCGGTTCAAGAGgttctcttcatcctgttGCGACCCCAATTCTCGTGCTAAGAGCAACTTCAATGATATGTCCTCGACCAGTCATATTTCTAGAGGCCTGAGTGGCAACCCTAACTAAACAAAAGCAACAATCATACATATAGTGGCCCAATGCTTATTGCATTCCCGCTGATATTAATCTGCGGTCTCCCCTCGCTCCGTTTCAGCGCTCCGCTTCGAATGAGCGTCCTCCCAAGCGCTCAAAAACCGCCTTCCAGTACTGCTCCGGATGCAGCCTCATATGTCCGACATGCGGTAATCCCTCAAACACCCGCAGTTCAGCGCGGTAGCCTAGAGCTTTTGCCTCATCAGCAGCTTGCACTAAGTCTTCCCACCAGATTATTTCGTCTTCCCTCGAGTACATATAGAGCCTGTGGGACTCGACGGGCACAACAGCAAGGTCGTTGATAACTCGACTCGCCCATATACCTGACGGTTCAATTCTGCAGATTTTCTCCCAGGTCCAGTTCGCCCACAGTACCATGTATACAACGGCCTGAACCTGGGTAACCGTGATGAATGGCAGCCACGTGGGGAGGGACCTCGATGAGAATATTCCCACGGCTATCGCCCATGACTAGCGGCCCACCTGCGTAGCGAAATCCAAACCACCAGGCGTTGAATCGCACACTAACATTGAGATGGGGAATTTTCGATCAATGCCCTGGCGACACTGATACGCGACTAGCGTGGCGGCAAGGAGAATGGCGCCTGCTATTCGACATTGCGTAGAGTAGGATTCGCTCTCGCTCTGGATGCTCTGGTATATTCTTATTCCCATCACCCTTAGCAGTAGCACTGATGTTTCCCTAAAGGTACATCGGGTTGGAAATACTATGTCAATGACGGGCATCATAGCTTCGATTCTGGATTCATGTCTCTGGGTTACTGCTTGTATGGTACGTGAGAGCACGATGACGATTTTGGCGTGAGGGAAGATCTCGTGGTAGCCATCGCTATATTTCGAGACATGTTTGAGCGAGGTGTCGCCTCATCCGAATATCACGACCGACGTCGATTCTTGTCCCTCAGCAAGCGGTGGACTGGGCGATTCGTCGCATACATGGTGAATATAGACCCGATCTGTTATTGCCGTGAAACCCCTCTGCGCGGCGAATGGCGGTTGTTGCGAAGCTATCATATTGATTTGACAGTAGGTGGGTGACCAGGCCGAGGGAGCGCAGCGTGTCAAGGAAGTTgcgaaaagggaaaaagaactCAATCAAGTGTCAAAAATCCTAGAATGAATCTTCGGCTGTAGAGGGCCGCCGGGTAGTAACGCTATGAATGCATTTTGATGAATAGAGTTTGAGCCTTGGGCTTAGGAGCACAGCACAGACAGCAATGCTTTGCTTGAAACTGTGAGCCGCAGCCACCTTAAGCACAGCCTCCCATCACCTGCAATTTAATTAGGTATCACGGGATGTTCAGTGAGATCACAGGCTACTCATCCTCGCGACCGATGTCCATTTTCGGCGATGTACATATTATCTTCCCCCGACTACCGAGTCGGGCCGAATCCATCCCCGGGGGCACTTTCAGTGGTACCACAAGAAAGTCTCCTTGATAGTGAAAATCAAAGTTATGCGACGAATGTCAAGGTTTGCTGCCCTGGAGGTGGTAGTGGTCGAGTGGCCTGAGAATCAGGAAATGGTGTGTCTAAACTAAGCAAGAAGGGTATAAAGGACGTCAAACGTGCGCCGCATCTCTATCAGAAAATACTCATCCTCTGTACTGCTTACCATAATCCTTATATAACGCCCTACCATCGTGCTTTATTATGCATTCCAACGTCAACTTCTCAAGCGATGGGGAAACCCTCGCCGGTATCCTCTTCCGTCCCGACCGTGCCGAGGGTAAACTGCCCACTGTAATCTGTGCCGGCGGATGGTGCTACACCAAAGAAATCGTCCTTCCGCACATAGCCAAGATCGTGAACGAGGAAGGAGTACAAGTCCTTGCCTTCGATTACGCCGGGTTCGGCGAGAGCTCAGGCGCCCGCCGCCAGCATCTCGATCCGTGGCAGCAGATCTCCGATTATCGTAACGCCTTGACCTACGCTGAAAGCCGCGATGATGTGGATGCCTCGCGGCTGGGCTGCCTGGGCATCTCGTACAGCGGTGGCCATGTTCTAATTCTCGCCGCGATCGACCCGCGTATCAAGTCAATTGTCAGCATTGTCCCGGTTGTCGATGGCTACAACAACCTGCGCCGCGCGCATGGGGAGCGCCGCTTCGCGGATCTTCAGGCAGCGATCCTCGCAGATCGAAGACAACGTGTAATAACCTCATCTGCTGGCAACAATGGGGGCAATGACGGCACGATTGCAATGGCGTCCCCGACGCCGTATGATGAGCTCTCTGTCTGGCCTTACCCTCGTGTCCACGAGGTCTTTATGCAAGTGAAGCAAGGCGAGGCTCCCTTGCACGAGCACTGGAGCACGATGGAATCCGCCGAGCTGCTGTTGAATTACAGCGTTTCGCCTTTTCTTGATCGTATTCTCAACACCCgtgtgatgatgattgtCGCCGAGGGAGACAACATCACGGCCTGGGACTTGGAAATACAAGCCTTTAACCAGATTCCGGCTCCGGGTAAACGGGTCGAGATTTTGCCTGGTGTCAGTCATATGAGCTTGTATTCGGACCGCGCAGATACCAACATCGCAGCGGCACATGCGAAAGATTGGTTCTCCAAAACATTGTAGAGAAGGACGCACGGGGGTTTGTTCATTCCTCAGTGCAAAATTGTTTCACATCTGTCCTACGTCATGATATAACTATGCAATTACCATGTCCTCCGGCCTAATCTTGGCTTGATATAAACAACCAGTACGGAAACGCCGGTGtctttattatactaaacCTCCAAAATGACCCCATGCAGATCTATTTCCCAGTTTCCACATGTTGCGCAGGCTACAGgtttatcttcttccttttcgctGATTTTAGTTCCTCCGGAGTTCAATTTGCTGAGAGGCctattaatttaaatgtTTATCGTCACATGTTAAGAATGGCCAGTTCATTAATTCGGCCCGAATATGTAAGCTATGTAAGTCGGAGCGGCGGCGGCCGGTCCGACTTGGTAGCATCGCCATGTTTACCTTTCAACAGCTTTCCATATAGAAAATTTCTGCATGGGAATCAAGGTGGCATTCGCATCTCCATGTCAGAACAACTTctaaatctctatatttcGCCGAACTCCTTACATCCTCGCAGCCACCTTCAAAGTTATTGCTTGACCCACCCCCAATGCTTATCGACCACTTTTTAATATCCAACACGTTGTTCAGCTATAAAGCACTCTAGGCCGCCGGCTATAGTAATTATGGCGGTGTAGATCTTAGTAAagtaatagtaatctattttaaaacCTAGttggaaaataaagaagactGTTACGCCTGGGTATCCGTCCAAGGACTCTACAACCAGTTATCTAGTCCAGAAGGGGTGGAGCAAGATAGTGCGTTGGAATTGGGGCACGGCCTGGTTTACGGGCGGGCTGGATTAGAgtcaatatatattagaattacACTTTTtctatagactattaatagatttccCAATTCGATAGAGGTTATTTTTAgctagattatttattaatcttaactatatttactatctaatttataa carries:
- a CDS encoding uncharacterized protein (eukaryotic protein of unknown function-domain containing protein): MTSQQPPFAAQRGFTAITDRVYIHHVCDESPSDTSLKHVSKYSDGYHEIFPHAKIVIVLSRTIQAVTQRHESRIEAMMPVIDIVFPTRCTFRETSVLLLRVMGIRIYQSIQSESESYSTQCRIAGAILLAATLVAYQCRQGIDRKFPISMLVCDSTPGAVGIFSSRSLPTWLPFITVTQVQAVVYMVLWANWTWEKICRIEPSGIWASRVINDLAVVPVESHRLYMYSREDEIIWWEDLVQAADEAKALGYRAELRVFEGLPHVGHMRLHPEQYWKAVFERLGGRSFEAER
- a CDS encoding Alpha/Beta hydrolase protein; its protein translation is MHSNVNFSSDGETLAGILFRPDRAEGKLPTVICAGGWCYTKEIVLPHIAKIVNEEGVQVLAFDYAGFGESSGARRQHLDPWQQISDYRNALTYAESRDDVDASRLGCLGISYSGGHVLILAAIDPRIKSIVSIVPVVDGYNNLRRAHGERRFADLQAAILADRRQRVITSSAGNNGGNDGTIAMASPTPYDELSVWPYPRVHEVFMQVKQGEAPLHEHWSTMESAELLLNYSVSPFLDRILNTRVMMIVAEGDNITAWDLEIQAFNQIPAPGKRVEILPGVSHMSLYSDRADTNIAAAHAKDWFSKTL